In one window of Streptomyces griseus subsp. griseus DNA:
- a CDS encoding imidazolonepropionase-like domain-containing protein, which yields MLTIHAASLVLPVGAAAVAEGAVAVDGDRIAAIGPYEEVVAAHPAARVRRWPGLLTPGLRQDRARALLTRCYHPDPREADELGELPLWGEEFERLAARMDTARRAGSVRRGLQRMLRHGTTHVVGPFGADEPVLRTALSRSGLVQVPGLPVQLQGRPEGGPPDLDPFTAGGDLSATAHAPLTVGGRADLAVFDVADEAALRAGGARLCVATVLAGRLVHRAR from the coding sequence GTGCTGACGATTCACGCCGCGTCGCTGGTCCTTCCGGTCGGCGCGGCGGCCGTTGCGGAGGGTGCGGTGGCCGTGGACGGCGACCGGATCGCCGCCATCGGGCCGTACGAGGAGGTCGTCGCCGCCCACCCGGCGGCCCGGGTCCGCCGCTGGCCCGGCCTCCTCACGCCCGGACTCCGCCAGGACCGGGCCCGCGCGCTGCTCACCCGCTGCTACCACCCGGACCCGCGCGAGGCCGACGAGCTGGGTGAACTGCCGCTGTGGGGCGAGGAGTTCGAGCGGCTCGCGGCGAGGATGGACACGGCCCGGCGGGCAGGCAGCGTGCGGCGCGGGCTCCAGCGGATGCTGCGGCACGGGACCACGCATGTGGTGGGCCCGTTCGGCGCGGACGAGCCGGTGCTGCGGACGGCGCTCTCCCGGTCGGGGCTGGTCCAGGTCCCGGGGCTGCCGGTTCAGCTCCAGGGGCGACCGGAGGGCGGCCCGCCGGACCTGGACCCCTTCACGGCCGGCGGCGACCTGTCCGCCACCGCCCACGCCCCGCTGACCGTGGGCGGCCGCGCCGACCTCGCGGTCTTCGACGTGGCCGACGAGGCGGCGCTGCGCGCGGGCGGGGCGAGGCTCTGCGTGGCGACGGTGCTCGCGGGACGTCTCGTCCACCGCGCCCGCTGA